A single genomic interval of Prionailurus viverrinus isolate Anna chromosome A2, UM_Priviv_1.0, whole genome shotgun sequence harbors:
- the RTP3 gene encoding receptor-transporting protein 3 translates to MGEDVEVWKQVFQELIQELKPWHKWTLTLDKDLLPNTLQPGWSQYQQWAFARFQCSLCSRRWASSQVQVLFHMHKSKGEPQGKVRMRVFAQRCRKCCQSPFEVPEFTTENISRILNNLVFRILKKCYREGFKSMEELPMIKEISLEGPHDSNNCEACLQGFCAQSGVGPAVQAPMSPALASISSPTFGTIIPMPSPAGSGTTVDAVNTQANKGKPLPRPSYAGPTQAASLPTHWSPRANTYHHVERRVQVTRWREGLCSHRAPNPRYRYGNVCCFCLVLVIVVVIIVETIQWIST, encoded by the exons ATGGGTGAGGACGTGGAGGTATGGAAGCAGGTGTTCCAGGAATTAATTCAGGAGCTGAAACCATGGCACAAATGGACCTTGACACTAGACAAAGACCTTCTTCCCAACACCCTGCAGCCAGGGTGGTCACAGTACCAGCAGTGGGCCTTCGCCAG GTTCCAGTGCTCCCTGTGCTCTCGTCGTTGGGCCTCTTCCCAAGTTCAGGTCCTTTTCCACATGCACAAGAGTAAGGGGGAACCCCAGGGCAAGGTGAGGATGAGGGTCTTTGCCCAGAGATGTCGGAAGTGCTGTCAGTCTCCATTTGAGGTTCCCGAGTTCACCACAGAGAACATCTCAAGGATCCTGAATAACTTGGTGTTCCGAATTCTGAAGAAATGCTACAGAGAAGGATTTAAGTCGATGGAGGAGCTTCCTATGATCAAGGAAATCTCTCTTGAGGGGCCGCATGACAGTAACAACTGTGAGGCATGTCTACAGGGCTTTTGTGCTCAGAGTGGGGTGGGTCCAGCCGTGCAGGCACCGATGTCCCCGGCACTTGCCTCCATAAGCTCACCTACTTTCGGGACCATCATTCCCATGCCCTCTCCCGCAGGGAGTGGCACCACAGTGGACGCGGTGAACACCCAGGCCAACAAGGGAAAGCCTTTACCCAGACCCTCGTATGCAGGGCCCACGCAGGCTGCCAGCCTCCCCACCCACTGGAGCCCGAGAGCAAACACCTACCACCACGTGGAGAGGCGAGTTCAGGTCACCCGCTGGCGTGAGGGACTCTGTTCCCACAGAGCCCCAAATCCCAGGTACAGGTATGGGAATGTTTGCTGTTTTTGCCTCGTCCTAGTCATCGTGGTGGTGATTATCGTAGAGACTATTCAGTGGATCTCAACGTGA
- the LRRC2 gene encoding leucine-rich repeat-containing protein 2: MGHKVVVFDISVVRALWETRVKKHKAWQKKEAERLEKSALEKIKEEWNFVAECRRKGIPQAVYCKNGFVDTSVRLLEKIERNSLTRQSLLSKERDKRSSAFVFELSGEQWTELPDSLKEQTHLKEWHISNTLIQIIPTYIELFQAMRILDLPKNQISHLPAEIGRLKNLRELNVSFNHLKSIPPELGDCENLEKLDCSGNLELTELPFELSNLKQVTFVDIAANKFASVPICVLRMSNLQWLDISNNSLTDLPQDIDRLEELQTFILYKNKLTYLPYALLNLKKLALLVVSGDRLVELPTALCDSSTPLKFVSLMDNPIDNTQCEDGVEVMESEQDRQHFDKEFLKAYIEDLKERESVPSYTTKVSFSLQL; the protein is encoded by the exons ATGGGACACAAAGTGGTCGTATTCGACATTTCTGTCGTCAGAGCCTTGTGGGAAACTCGTGTCAAGAAGCACAAAGCCTGGCAGAAGAAGGAGGCGGAAAGGCTTGAGAAAAGCGCTTTGGAAAA GATAAAGGAAGAGTGGAATTTCGTGGCCGAGTGCAGGAGGAAAGGCATCCCCCAGGCTGTGTACTGCAAGAATGGCTTCGTAGACACCAGCGTGAGGCTTCTGGAAAAGATCGAAAGGAACTCTCTCACCAGGCAGAGTTTGCTTTCCAAGGAAAGAGACAAACGGAGCAGTGCGTTTGTGTTTGAACTTTCGGGGGAGCAGTGGACG GAGCTCCCGGATTCGTTGAAGGAGCAGACACACCTAAAAGAATGGCACATCAGCAATACCCTGATTCAAATCATTCCTACCTATATCGAGCTGTTTCAAGCGATGAGAATTCTGGATCTGCCAAAAAACCAAATCTCCCATCTTCCGGCTGAAATTG GTCGTTTGAAGAACCTGAGAGAACTCAATGTGAGTTTCAACCATCTGAAGAGCATCCCTCCGGAGCTGGGGGACTGCGAAAATCTCGAGAAACTGGATTGTTCCGGAAATCTGGAATTAACTGAGCTCCCCTTTGAA TTAAGTAACTTGAAGCAAGTGACATTCGTAGATATCGCGGCAAACAAGTTTGCCAGTGTCCCGATCTGTGTCCTGAGGATGTCGAATTTGCAGTGGTTGGATATCAGCAACAATAGCCTGACCGACCTGCCCCAAGATATAGACAG GCTAGAAGAGCTGCAGACCTTTATCTTGTATAAGAACAAGCTGACCTACCTTCCGTATGCCTTGCTTAACCTAAAGAAGCTGGCCTTGTTAGTCGTCAGTGGGGACCGTTTGGTGGAGCTCCCCACGGCCCTGTGTGACTCGTCCACACCTTTAAA ATTTGTAAGCCTTATGGACAATCCTATTGATAATACCCAGTGTGAAGACGGTGTGGAAGTGATGGAAAGTGAACAAGATCGTCAACACTTtgataaagaatttttgaaagCCTATATTGAAGATCTTAAAGAAAGAG AATCTGTTCCCAGCTATACCACCAAAGTATCTTTCAGTCTTCAGCTTTAA